The Coffea arabica cultivar ET-39 chromosome 8e, Coffea Arabica ET-39 HiFi, whole genome shotgun sequence genome window below encodes:
- the LOC113707363 gene encoding uncharacterized protein isoform X3: protein MENSWSWQTQCGSLCPSSSSSQDPPLPPHNQILNGSFHLDSSVRAKPTSTIHTLAPAAVNPWTSNSSSCSLDHTELGSSFLSLLSVPPCDIRNEVPIRRSNAGGSAAGNAISHISSGLLAQNRDSQRAEAVVNLGWVVSPMDRVSESCGVNDVFQGNYPSLQKLELPTAGIHRKLYHNENQKNSPSLKVSYVNDATSCNVWKTNAGDTLGVSQKVPSSIDSSVSCLTSNLLTGCPKVFCLGLSGHLLLSNTGLLGVLCSCHGLHMSIAKFSEHSGLSNSNPGDAVHFDSGESVSQWRRSYFHKFGIRTPEDHFGWDWPPGLSVTAGSPEHGWTHPSMFVKPNQGNQGSSVEASVQFMDPWSLTLCPKNSQSDQKVVDEFVNFEKQQSAKDCSSLFPKGPSSSSKNILHFVADEPMMGHSRSGCPTFPNHLDVRGPYNVRPAISSYEDQIYTSGDSVLPPCLPNLKTLGKDIAIGRSVGSLVDTYTGSSNFELRLGQPSQQGQTSVRSFMPASGSHRIASHCRLQESMALDQHVHKSSSGSIKGCRQQNYLPGIISTSSTRTEQNQLENVNHAVGVYSVPNAFKIKHLKGDAFWGSVTSESFGNLKSPFEENNHFKSINDATNDSHMTFAKPHSECSPPKCGEFGFPLLRGRAIGTEFGTNVLGSQKLKQVDKVVHNIDCLHSTAKINTGSCTKSKEGMWSFSGVVGDSDGMNYPVFHDKGPNMFHLADEPITRNTLNYTGQVCYPDHSGKAKSKVLRTISSPMDFGNILSSQAASVGISATNLNSMKNLTPLWNKDNITVCPYLFDENVKMTAFHPMSVFSHQKIGAGTSKTIPVPEGYRNFSGKQQIIVPSSVSDTQKNRFDLTNAPNTSEVARHALLSANLTFTDTETLPSVTDTEKWCNFWGPAISNGRYYHGKDTEAQCQLNSNQQPTRQFFLRLHGDQNSTPSNEVRNCHQELPCGYFPSKFSCSSNLNCSAGRHDLNPSLRNFREPEGNAVDLVEPLLGPKLVENCTHIDKDNAFGANRTIVQNMKKVDCNSSQWRDVPRKVVNDATSRKCFQEGNALKEHEMSNMSSGCSAPAVTQVSIDVNNKDSSTVDGMDTDNFVMDEGSGIERCLSSDDDSERSSEFCGLASKVNLVNRRSSKTSFSKSSHSRIHELGFTDSLKVRKLQNHAKTSFAVQAKGDLQKYDRDFGKGKRRRVKWRRLYPSVPAPSLSTALNGASKSAGDAGLCSGTLKNIQMLPQDDKPCFTCCPCSLGQNLKQKRSAYSSFDTISRKKKLRWIHHIEVEETDSETNLNAKTDCSRASKAVGRKRLRSVGATQMEQDDMHDSACFASEITAKITASDCTKTNKPVNISHSRRRPVVCGKYGIISNGNSSKSAKIVSLRKVLKAARRCHFAESQKVNSISVKESEKARCDADKERNNEARMAVSVQMKSQHLMEGKETEYSVGSKDSYDLSHIMKKRRHDGNRSHAILESNQSTQIRRKSKEVRKRSVYELTIKENDFSCVKSCITKDGRSSQRRKSRFVSKLAENAGNDRMFVGGIHNVNKYAKMEECQTSRVLDVFCCVCGSSNKDKNNCLLECGCCLIKVHQACYGVSKVPKAQWCCRPCKTNCKNIVCVLCGYGGGAMTRALCSRNIVKSLLKAWSIGTESNLENTSFSKSLESPFHRLSSTKSVHESDPFLIIRPAEIGSTSLAKGSTDLSEHVDTVDISSAITPAICNSITAGILDSTVKQWVHMVCGLWTPGTRCPNVDTMSAFDVSGAYRPKQDVVCSICQRSGGSCIQCRVANCHVQFHPWCAHQKGLLQSEVEGIDNQSVGFYGRCMLHAMYQQFNSDSYHTSSANHGERESTCARTEGFKGRKWDGFHHNLPYHSDGSSGCLVPQEQLNAWIHINGQKTCISGPLKLPNSVIEYDCRKEYARFKQSRGWKHLVVYKSGIHGLGLYTSRFIFRGAMVVEYVGEIVGLHVADKRETEYQAGKNVQYKSACYFFRIDKEHIIDATRKGGIARFVNHSCLPNCVAKVISVRNEKKLACFWKGHGCFDRCWVKQLGEIVI from the exons ATGGAGAACTCTTGGTCATGGCAGACCCAATGCGGTTCCCTGTGCCCATCCTCCTCCTCGTCACAGGatcctcctcttcctcctcaCAATCAG ATTCTGAATGGAAGCTTTCATCTTGATTCGTCTGTCCGAGCAAAACCAACTTCAACCATCCACACACTAGCACCAGCTGCTGTGAACCCTTGGACTTCAAATTCAAGTTCTTGCAGTTTGGACCACACGGAACTGGGTAGTTCATTTTTGTCTCTCCTTTCTGTCCCTCCATGCGATATTCGTAATGAAGTGCCAATTCGTAGAAGTAATGCCGGAGGCAGTGCAGCTGGGAATGCAATTTCTCATATATCTTCTGGACTTCTGGCCCAAAATCGGGACAGCCAGAGAGCAGAAGCTGTTGTGAACCTGGGTTGGGTTGTTTCACCAATGGATAGGGTGAGTGAAAGCTGTGGTGTCAATGACGTTTTCCAGGGTAATTATCCAAGTCTTCAAAAGCTGGAACTTCCTACGGCAGGTATACATCGAAAGCTTTACCATAATGAGAACCAAAAGAATTCTCCATCTCTGAAAGTGAGTTATGTAAATGATGCAACCTCTTGCAATGTTTGGAAGACCAATGCTGGTGATACTCTTGGGGTATCACAGAAAGTTCCTTCCAGCATCGATTCTTCTGTTTCCTGCCTGACATCTAATCTGTTAACTGGTTGTCCCAAAGTATTCTGTCTTGGCCTAA GTGGGCACTTACTTCTCAGCAATACTGGACTTCTAGGAGTTCTCTGCTCATGCCATGGTTTGCATATGTCTATAGCTAAATTCTCTGAG CATTCAGGCTTATCTAACAGTAATCCTGGGGATGCTGTTCATTTCGACAGTGGTGAAAGTGTATCTCAGTGGCGTCGGAGCTATTTCCACAAATTTGGG ATTAGGACTCCAGAAGATCATTTTGGATGGGACTGGCCTCCTGGACTTTCAGTCACTGCTGGTTCGCCAGAACATGGTTGGACGCATCCCAGCATGTTTGTGAAGCCTAACCAGGGTAACCAAGGTAGCTCTGTGGAGGCTTCGGTGCAGTTTATGGACCCATGGAGCCTTACTTTATGCCCAAAGAATTCTCAATCTGATCAGAAAGTTGTTGATGAGtttgtcaattttgaaaaacagCAAAGTGCAAAGGACTGTAGTAGTCTTTTTCCCAAAGGGCCCAGTAGCTCCTCAAAGaacattttgcattttgttgcaGATGAACCGATGATGGGGCACTCAAGATCTGGGTGTCCTAcatttccaaatcatcttgatgttagaggcccaTACAATGTTAGGCCAGCCATATCATCTTATGAAGATCAAATCTATACGAGTGGTGATTCTGTTCTACCACCATGTTTGCCGAACTTGAAAACCCTTGGTAAAGATATTGCAATTGGGAGAAGTGTTGGTTCCCTTGTTGATACATATACAGGTTCTTCAAATTTTGAGTTGAGACTAGGGCAACCATCTCAACAGGGTCAGACTTCAGTGAGATCATTTATGCCGGCATCTGGATCTCATCGAATTGCAAGCCATTGCCGGCTCCAAGAATCAATGGCCTTGGATCAGCATGTACATAAAA GCAGTTCCGGGTCAATAAAGGGTTGTAGGCAACAGAATTACTTGCCTGGTATCATTTCAACTTCCAGCACAAGAACAGAGCAGAACCAGTTGGAGAATGTTAATCATGCAGTTGGAGTTTATAGCGTTCCAAATgctttcaaaataaaacatcttaAAGGTGATGCATTTTGGGGTTCAGTAACTTCTGAATCATTTGGAAACTTAAAAAGTCCTTTTGAAGAAAACAATCATTTTAAATCAATTAATGATGCAACTAATGACAGCCACATGACGTTTGCAAAGCCACATTCTGAATGTTCTCCTCCCAAGTGTGGTGAATTTGGTTTTCCATTACTCAGAGGTCGggcaataggcacagaatttggCACTAATGTGCTGGGTAGTCAAAAACTCAAACAAGTCGACAAAGTGGTCCACAATATTGATTGTCTACATAGCACTGCTAAAATAAATACAGGATCATGTACAAAGTCAAAGGAAGGAATGTGGAGTTTCAGTGGAGTGGTTGGTGACAGTGATGGTATGAATTATCCAGTCTTCCATGATAAGGGCCCTAACATGTTTCATCTTGCTGATGAACCTATTACCAGGAACACCTTAAATTATACTGGGCAAGTCTGTTACCCTGACCACAGTGGAAAAGCTAAATCCAAAGTCCTGAGAACCATCAGTTCTCCCATGGATTTTGGCAATATTTTGTCTTCTCAAGCTGCCTCTGTGGGGATTTCTGCCACAAATTTGAATTCTATGAAAAATTTAACTCCATTATGGAACAAAGACAATATTACTGTATGCCCATATCTTTTCGATGAAAATGTGAAGATGACTGCATTCCATCCTATGTCAGTGTTTTCTCATCAGAAGATTGGAGCTGGTACCTCTAAAACCATCCCAGTACCAGAAGGTTATAGGAACTTCAGTGGTAAACAACAAATTATTGTCCCCTCATCGGTATCAGACACACAAAAGAACAGGTTTGACTTGACCAATGCGCCAAATACATCTGAAGTTGCAAGGCATGCACTTCTGTCTGCTAATTTGACCTTTACGGATACTGAAACGTTGCCTTCTGTTACAG ATACAGAGAAATGGTGCAACTTTTGGGGACCAGCAATATCAAATGGACGATATTACCATGGAAAAGATACTGAAGCTCAATGTCAGCTCAATTCTAATCAGCAGCCTACAAGGCAATTCTTCTTAAG ACTTCATGGTGATCAAAATAGCACTCCATCAAATGAAGTGAGAAACTGCCATCAGGAGTTACCTTGTGGATATTTCCCAAGCAAGTTCAGCTGCTCTAGTAACTTAAACTGTAGTGCTGGAAGACATGATTTAAATCCTTCCCTTCGAAATTTTAGAGAACCAGAAGGAAATGCTGTTGATTTGGTGGAACCTCTTTTGGGTCCAAAATTAGTTGAAAATTGCACACATATAGACAAGGACAATGCTTTTGGTGCAAACAGAACTATTGTGCAAAATATGAAGAAAGTTGACTGTAACTCCTCCCAATGGAGAGATGTCCCTAGGAAGGTGGTTAATGATGCCACTTCTAGAAAATGTTTCCAGGAAGGAAATGCACTGAAAGAGCATGAAATGTCTAATATGTCCTCTGGATGTTCTGCTCCTGCTGTAACTCAGGTGTCTATTGACGTCAACAACAAAGACTCATCCACTGTTGATGGTATGGATACAGACAATTTTGTTATGGATGAAGGTTCAGGAATCGAAAGATGTTTGTCCTCTGATGATGACAGTGAACGAAGTTCTGAATTTTGTGGCTTAGCTTCCAAAGTCAACTTGGTCAACAGAAGATCTTCTAAAACAAGTTTTAGTAAATCATCTCATAGTCGCATTCATGAACTTGGGTTCACAGATTCgttaaaagtaagaaaattgcAAAATCACGCTAAGACTAGCTTTGCTGTTCAGGCAAAAGGTGATCTTCAAAAGTATGACAGGGACTTTGGGAAGGGGAAGAGAAGAAGAGTGAAATGGAGAAGGTTATATCCCTCTGTTCCTGCTCCTTCCCTGTCCACTGCCCTGAATGGAGCTTCAAAATCTGCTGGTGATGCTGGACTTTGCTCTGGCACACTCAAGAACATTCAGATGCTTCCTCAAGATGATAAGCCATGTTTCACTTGTTGTCCATGTTCTTTGGGCCAAAATTTGAAGCAGAAAAGATCTGCATACTCTTCTTTTGATACTATttctaggaaaaaaaaattgcgtTGGATTCATCACATTGAAGTGGAGGAAACTGATTCAGAGACAAATTTAAATGCCAAAACTGACTGTTCTAGAGCCTCTAAAGCAGTGGGGAGGAAAAGGTTGAGATCTGTTGGAGCTACCCAAATGGAGCAAGATGACATGCATGATTCTGCTTGTTTTGCTTCTGAAATAACTGCTAAGATTACTGCATCAGATTGCACGAAAACTAATAAGCCAGTGAATATTAGTCATAGTAGGAGAAGGCCTGTCGTATGTGGGAAGTATGGTATTATTTCTAATGGTAATTCCTCAAAATCAGCCAAAATTGTGTCTCTGAGGAAAGTTCTTAAAGCAGCAAGAAGATGTCACTTTGCTGAAAGTCAGAAGGTAAATTCTATTTCAGTCAAGGAATCTGAGAAGGCAAGGTGTGATGCTGATAAAGAGAGAAACAATGAAGCTCGAATGGCAGTTTCTGTTCAGATGAAGTCTCAGCATTTGATGGAAGGAAAAGAGACAGAATACTCTGTAGGCAGTAAAGATTCTTATGACTTATCACATATTATGAAGAAGAGAAGGCATGATGGAAACAGAAGTCATGCTATTCTAGAGAGTAACCAAAGCACACAGATCAGACGAAAGTCTAAAGAAGTTCGTAAACGCAGTGTTTATGAACTAACAATTAAAG AAAATGATTTCAGCTGTGTGAAGTCTTGTATTACAAAGGATGGAAGATCCTCACAGAGAAGAAAGAGCAGATTTGTGTCTAAGCTTGCTGAGAATGCTGGTAATGATAGAATGTTTGTGGGTGGAATACATAATGTTAACAA ATATGCCAAAATGGAAGAATGCCAAACTAGCCGGGTTTTGGATGTTTTCTGCTGTGTTTGTGGAAGTTCGAACAAGGACAAGAATAATTGCTTATTAGAGTGCGGTTGTTGCTTGATTAAG GTACATCAAGCTTGCTATGGTGTTTCTAAGGTGCCCAAAGCTCAGTGGTGTTGTAGGCCATGCAAAACGAATTGTAAAAATATT GTCTGTGTTCTATGTGGATATGGAGGAGGAGCCATGACTCGAGCACTTTGTAGTCGTAATATTGTGAAGAGCCTCTTGAAAGCTTGGAGCATTGGGACAGAATCCAATCTTGAAAACACTAGTTTTTCTAAATCTTTGGAAAGTCCCTTTCATCGTTTGTCTTCGACAAAATCTGTTCATGAGAGTGATCCATTTCTCATCATTAGACCTGCAGAAATTGGCTCTACTTCTCTGGCTAAAGGAAGCACCGATCTGTCTGAGCATGTGGATACTGTTGACATCTCTTCTGCTATTACCCCAGCTATATGCAATAGCATTACAGCTGGAATTCTTGACTCTACTGTCAAGCAGTGGGTTCATATGGTTTGTGGGCTCTGGACACCAGGTACACGTTGTCCAAATGTTGATACGATGAGTGCTTTTGATGTGTCTGGAGCTTATCGGCCTAAGCAAGATGTG GTTTGTTCAATATGTCAACGATCAGGTGGTTCTTGCATACAATGCAGGGTTGCGAATTGTCATGTTCAATTTCATCCGTGGTGTGCCCATCAGAAG GGTCTACTGCAAAGTGAGGTTGAAGGTATTGATAATCAGAGTGttggattttatggaagatgCATGCTTCATGCTATGTATCAGCAGTTTAATTCTGATAGTTATCACACTAGCAGTGCTAATCATGGAGAAAGGGAATCCACCTGTGCTCGAACAGAG GGTTTCAAGGGTCGCAAATGGGACGGATTTCATCATAATCTTCCCTACCATTCTGATGGTAGTAGTGGATGTCTTGTCCCACAAGAGCAGCTAAATGCTTGGATCCACATCAATGGACAGAAAACATGCATAAGTGGGCCTTTAAAGCTTCCCAACTCAGTAATTGAGTATGACTGTCGG AAAGAATATGCTCGCTTCAAACAATCTAGAGGTTGGAAGCATCTAGTGGTGTACAAATCAGGGATACATGGGCTTGGTCTTTACACTTCCCGATTTATTTTTCGTGGTGCCATG gttgttgAGTATGTGGGTGAGATAGTGGGGCTCCACGTGGCTGACAAAAGAGAAACCGAGTATCAAGCTGGAAAGAATGTTCAATACAAGAGCGCTTGCTATTTCTTCAGGATAGACAAGGAGCATATAATTGATGCCACCCGCAAGGGTGGGATAGCTCGATTTGTGAATCATTCTTGCCTG CCAAATTGCGTTGCGAAAGTAATTTCTGTCAGGAATGAAAAGAAG CTTGCTTGTTTCTGGAAGGGACATGGATGCTTTGACAGATGCTGGGTTAAGCAGCTAGGGGAGATAGTGATTTAA